A window from Peromyscus eremicus chromosome 1, PerEre_H2_v1, whole genome shotgun sequence encodes these proteins:
- the LOC131899579 gene encoding zinc finger and SCAN domain-containing protein 4-like: protein MASQHNNSFEPQSPESGLVLDNRNFIPSQDTSLQWEEDICNSSTAQLNFPTNDNGSRAKHELQAILKSFTSWLKPEKHSKEEMISQLVLAQFLKTGHYKDKSILKEKWDSNGRNMGRFMESLTDECLKPPVMVHVSMQGQEALFSKNMSLEETFNLLKGQQSARSSIQESARTPLPIPQDMLLTTGHEDWEDGQNNGWSTSDVNDGDSRPGNEMDSLSLIQQVQFNEPKDRRVSDGNPLDLSRTNVPMEVQPEMISSPEQTEACQNHDASSTRGGRQKRPLRDPKTFKCEQCPRTFKYPSRLAAHQRIHKKQKSFVCKTCHKGFYTRSDLRVHKVIHQENKPFECSTCGKSFSNQTNLKAHERIHTGEKPYTCSLCNRSFRQSSTYHRHRRNCHKAD, encoded by the exons ATGGCTTCCCAGCACAACAACTCCTTTGAACCCCAGTCACCAGAAAGTGGCCTTGTATTAGACAACAGGAACTTCATTCCAAGCCAGGACACTTCTCTACAGTGGGAAGAAGATATCTGTAACTCCTCAACTGCTCAGCTCAACTTTCCCACAAATGACAATGGTTCCCGGGCAAAGCATGAGCTGCAAGCAATCTTGAAGTCATTTACCTCCTGGTTGAAGCCAGAAAAGCATAGCAAAGAGGAGAtgatttctcagctggtcttggctCAGTTTCTCAAAACTGGGCACTACAAGGACAAGTCTATCTTGAAAGAGAAGTGGGACTCAAATGGCAGAAACATGGGGAGATTCATGGAGAGTCTGACTGATGAGTGCTTGAAGCCTCCTGTCATG GTTCACGTCTCCATGCAGGGGCAGGAAGCCCTCTTTTCTAAGAATATGTCCTTAGAAGAAACCTTCAACCTTCTGAAAGGGCAGCAATCAGCAAGAAGTTCAATACAAGAGAGTGCAAGGACACCCTTGCCAATCCCCCAAGACATGTTATTGACAACAG gacatgaagactgggaagatggccAAAACAATGGCTGGAGCACTAGTGATGTAAATGATGGGGATAGTCGTCCTGGAAATGAGATGGACTCCCTTTCCCTTATCCAACAAGTTCAGTTTAATGAACCTAAAGACAGAAGAGTTTCTGATGGAAATCCTCTGGATTTaagcagaacaa atgtccctatggaggtacaaCCAGAGATGATCTCCAGTCCAGAGCAGACAGAAGCCTGCCAGAATCATGATGCAAGCTCCACACGTGGGGGTCGCCAAAAGAGacccctcagagacccaaagacATTCAAATGTGAGCAATGTCCCAGAACCTTTAAATATCCCAGTAGACTTGCCGCCCACCAGAGAATACACAAGAAGCAAAAGTCATTTGTCTGTAAAACATGTCATAAGGGCTTTTATACTCGCTCAGACCTGAGAGTACATAAGGTcatacaccaggaaaataaaccttTCGAATGTAGTACTTGTGGAAAGTCTTTCAGCAATCAAACCAATCTGAAAGCTcatgagaggattcacacaggagagaagccctacacctgctccTTGTGTAACCGTAGCTTCCGCCAGTCATCCACATACCACCGTCACCGGAGGAATTGCCACAAAGCAGACTGA